A region from the Mya arenaria isolate MELC-2E11 chromosome 2, ASM2691426v1 genome encodes:
- the LOC128209974 gene encoding transcription factor MafF-like: MSKKIFLSQIKSEGLHMPPLTPKTISDEELIALSVKDLNRMLKGLTRDEVIKLKQRRRTLKNRGYAANCREKRISQKDVLETEKSVLRNEVDRLQRENDIVHMELSALKNRYDALQRFAEANKIHVVTAQPLYLGNSLRVERHERHEPPTQPIVPQTHITQQSAFSQHDFVKYSESMHHESVIVKSEPRLQP, encoded by the exons ATGAGTAAAAAG atatttttgtCACAAATAAAGTCGGAGGGGCTGCATATGCCACCACTGACTCCAAAGACGATTTCTGATGAGGAGCTGATTGCCCTGTCTGTGAAGGACCTTAATCGCATGCTGAAGGGATTGACCAGGGATGAAGTGATAAAACTGAAACAAAGAAGGCGGACACTTAAAAATCGTGGTTATGCTGCTAATTGTCGTGAGAAACGAATTTCACAGAAAGATGTTCTTGAGACGGAAAAAAGTGTGCTGAGGAATGAAGTAGATCGTCTTCAGAGAGAAAACGACATAGTACACATGGAACTGAGTGCTCTCAAGAACAGATATGATGCTTTACAACGATTTGCCGAGGCAAACAAAATTCATGTGGTGACTGCTCAGCCACTGTATCTTGGGAACTCGTTGCGGGTTGAGCGCCATGAACGTCATGAGCCACCCACACAGCCCATTGTGCCACAGACTCACATTACACAGCAGTCAGCTTTCAGTCAGCATGACTTTGTGAAGTATTCAGAGTCCATGCATCATGAATCAGTAATAGTTAAAAGTGAGCCACGACTACAGCCGTAA